From the genome of Sphingomonas sp. HMP6, one region includes:
- the xseA gene encoding exodeoxyribonuclease VII large subunit has product MADPQDVLFDAAARLLADSAPDDNVSAPGNSVMGVGELANKLKRVVESEFGHVRLRGEISGYKRVASGHAYLSLKDENAVIDGVIWKGNVAQLGFTPQDGAEVIATGKVTTYPGRSKYQIVIDRMELAGEGALMALLEKLKAKLAGEGVFAASAKKRLPYLPARIGVVTSPTGAVIRDILHRLEDRCPTHVLVWPVKVQGAGSAAEIAAAVRGFDAMPPETRPDLVIVARGGGSIEDLWAFNEEVVVRAIAACSIPIISAVGHETDTTLADFAADLRAPTPTAAAEMAVPVLADLRLTLAGYGQRTEKCVRRYQQRGREQLDALVRVLPRRDALLGPQRQRADDLGARLDRGLERRVTVARGQLDRSGAALRLSTLERQLERAKERVSATWRLVESLGPNAILDRGYAFVSARPSGAVIGSAEAARGAGAVTLHFRDGQVDAKVERSGPKAYGAAKPDQPILL; this is encoded by the coding sequence ATGGCGGACCCTCAAGACGTGTTGTTCGATGCGGCAGCGCGCCTGCTAGCCGACAGCGCGCCCGACGACAACGTGAGTGCGCCGGGTAATTCGGTGATGGGCGTCGGCGAGCTTGCCAACAAGCTGAAGCGCGTGGTCGAGAGCGAATTCGGCCATGTCCGGCTGCGCGGCGAGATTTCGGGCTATAAGCGCGTCGCCTCGGGCCATGCCTATCTCAGCCTGAAGGACGAAAACGCCGTCATCGACGGCGTGATCTGGAAGGGCAATGTCGCGCAACTGGGCTTCACCCCGCAGGACGGGGCCGAGGTGATCGCGACCGGCAAGGTCACCACCTATCCCGGCCGCTCCAAATATCAGATCGTGATCGATCGCATGGAATTGGCGGGCGAAGGCGCGCTGATGGCCTTGCTCGAAAAGCTCAAGGCCAAATTGGCGGGGGAGGGGGTGTTCGCAGCTTCGGCCAAGAAGCGGTTGCCGTACTTGCCCGCGCGGATCGGCGTGGTCACCTCGCCGACGGGAGCGGTGATCCGCGACATTCTGCACCGGCTCGAGGATCGCTGCCCAACGCATGTGCTGGTCTGGCCGGTCAAGGTGCAGGGGGCCGGATCGGCGGCAGAAATTGCCGCCGCGGTGCGCGGGTTCGACGCGATGCCGCCCGAAACGCGGCCCGATCTTGTCATCGTCGCGCGCGGCGGTGGCTCGATCGAGGATCTGTGGGCGTTCAATGAAGAGGTGGTGGTGCGCGCGATTGCGGCGTGCAGCATCCCTATCATCTCGGCGGTCGGGCATGAGACCGACACCACGCTCGCCGATTTCGCCGCCGATCTGCGCGCGCCGACGCCGACGGCAGCGGCCGAAATGGCGGTGCCGGTGCTCGCCGATCTGCGTCTCACGCTGGCGGGCTATGGCCAGCGCACCGAGAAATGCGTGCGGCGGTATCAGCAGCGCGGGCGCGAGCAGCTCGACGCGCTGGTCCGCGTGCTCCCGCGCCGCGACGCGTTGCTCGGGCCGCAACGGCAGCGTGCCGACGACCTCGGCGCGCGGCTCGATCGTGGGCTGGAACGCCGCGTGACCGTGGCGCGCGGGCAGCTCGACCGCTCGGGCGCTGCGCTGCGACTGTCGACGCTCGAACGGCAGCTCGAACGCGCGAAGGAGCGGGTTTCGGCGACATGGCGGCTGGTCGAATCGCTCGGGCCGAATGCGATCCTCGACCGCGGCTATGCCTTCGTGTCGGCGCGTCCTTCCGGTGCAGTGATCGGATCGGCCGAGGCGGCGCGTGGTGCTGGCGCGGTCACGCTCCATTTCCGGGACGGACAAGTCGATGCGAAGGTTGAGCGCAGCGGCCCCAAAGCATATGGTGCGGCCAAACCCGATCAACCGATCCTTTTGTAA
- the purD gene encoding phosphoribosylamine--glycine ligase yields MNVLLIGSGGREHALAWKLAQSPALGTLFAAPGNPGIAAHAEIVALDVTDHAAAVAFCADKAIELVVIGPEAPLVDGLGDSLRAAGIAVFGPDKAAAQLEGSKAFTKAVCDRANIPTAGYIHATSRAEARAALDKFGVPVVIKADGLAAGKGVTVAMTREEAEGALADLFGARGGEAVIEEFLEGEEVSLFVLTDGTDILPFGTAQDHKRVGDGDTGPNTGGMGAYSPARVLTPDLEARALDEIVRPTVAAMAAAGTPFSGVLYAGLMLTADGPKLIEYNARFGDPECQVLMARLDEDLLAVLLAVATGKLGARGPAKWRDAAALTVVMSAKGYPGTPETGAPIDGIAAAEAKGATVFQAGTRLQDGQIVSSGGRVLAVTATGPTIADAQADAYRALTAIDFPGGFYRNDIGWREIERDAG; encoded by the coding sequence TTGAATGTCCTGCTGATCGGTTCGGGTGGTCGCGAACATGCGCTCGCGTGGAAGCTGGCGCAATCGCCAGCCTTGGGTACACTGTTCGCCGCGCCCGGCAATCCGGGCATTGCGGCGCATGCGGAGATTGTGGCGCTCGATGTGACCGATCATGCCGCGGCCGTCGCGTTTTGTGCAGACAAGGCGATCGAGCTTGTCGTCATCGGCCCGGAAGCGCCGCTGGTCGATGGCCTGGGCGACAGTCTCCGCGCCGCCGGGATTGCCGTATTCGGGCCGGACAAAGCCGCCGCCCAGCTTGAGGGATCAAAAGCCTTCACCAAGGCGGTGTGCGACCGCGCGAACATCCCGACCGCAGGATATATCCACGCGACCAGCCGCGCCGAGGCGCGCGCGGCGCTCGACAAGTTCGGCGTGCCGGTCGTGATCAAGGCCGATGGCCTGGCCGCGGGCAAGGGCGTCACCGTCGCCATGACGCGCGAGGAAGCGGAAGGTGCGCTGGCTGACCTGTTTGGCGCGCGCGGCGGCGAAGCGGTGATCGAGGAGTTCTTGGAGGGCGAGGAAGTTAGCCTGTTCGTGCTGACCGACGGGACCGACATCCTGCCGTTTGGGACCGCGCAGGACCACAAGCGCGTCGGCGACGGCGATACTGGGCCGAATACCGGCGGGATGGGCGCGTACAGCCCGGCGCGCGTGCTGACGCCAGACCTCGAAGCGCGCGCGCTCGACGAGATCGTACGCCCGACGGTCGCGGCAATGGCGGCGGCGGGGACACCGTTTTCGGGCGTGCTCTATGCCGGGCTGATGCTCACGGCGGATGGCCCCAAGCTGATCGAATATAACGCCCGCTTCGGCGATCCGGAATGCCAGGTGCTGATGGCACGGCTCGACGAGGATTTGCTCGCGGTGCTGCTGGCGGTGGCGACGGGCAAATTGGGCGCGCGCGGCCCCGCCAAATGGCGTGATGCGGCGGCGCTCACCGTGGTGATGTCCGCCAAGGGCTATCCCGGCACGCCCGAGACCGGCGCCCCGATCGACGGCATCGCTGCGGCCGAGGCGAAGGGCGCGACGGTGTTTCAGGCGGGCACGCGACTGCAGGACGGGCAGATCGTTTCCTCGGGCGGGCGCGTGCTCGCGGTCACCGCGACCGGGCCGACGATCGCCGATGCGCAGGCCGACGCGTATCGCGCGCTGACCGCGATCGATTTTCCCGGCGGATTCTATCGGAACGATATCGGGTGGCGCGAGATTGAACGCGACGCGGGCTGA
- a CDS encoding xanthine dehydrogenase family protein molybdopterin-binding subunit, whose protein sequence is MPAPSLPRIDRRTLLIGGGAGIGLVVAWNLWPRKYLPNLTADQGETVFGAWIKIGDDGHVAVAVPQAEHGQGVYTTLPQIVADELGADWRTVAVEPAPLNPLYANPFGAEELFEGGDDALMKAWRDAHAVQIGLRFTGGSSSVRAFEDPLRAAGAAARILLCKAAAARWKVEWQTCATGDGFVTHGKDRLRFAELAAEAARDFGDTALPDPLPLRGDTANRLYGQSLPRLDAPSKIDGSANFAGDIRLPDMLFASIRQGPVGDSKLVRVDRAAADRISGVRHVVTNDQWVAAVGNSWWAANAALDAMAPRFETRGGRIDDASIAAALKAALDAPGTRLAQAGDVAAAFKDAKLVTADYQVGLAPHAAIETMTATAQLRGGKLDLWLPTQAPGLARAAAAAAIGLSEDAVLVHPMLIGGSFGANLETQCAAQAAVLAKTLNRPVQLVWSRAEDLLHDRFRPPARARMNARLGANGQILGWQAKIAAPATGQQLARRLLAQDRGFSTALSLAGASDRYAVAGAKPMYRIPAYAIDHHPAEIGVPTGHWRSGAHSYTAFFTECFLDELAHMAGTEALSYRIGMLGGDARLARCLSTAASLGGWEGGVAGSGQGIACHSFRGSHIAVLVEAHVGEGQAVSVDRIVAAVDCGRHVNPDIVKQQIEGGLLFGMAAAIGGGIGFKANLAQARSFGALGLPRLADTPDITVELIPSEAEPGGVSELAVPPVAPAIANALQAATGGRLRSLPLVPGTV, encoded by the coding sequence ATGCCCGCGCCTTCGCTTCCCCGGATCGACCGCCGCACGCTGCTGATCGGCGGTGGCGCCGGGATCGGGCTGGTCGTCGCGTGGAACCTGTGGCCGCGGAAATATCTGCCCAATCTCACCGCCGACCAGGGCGAGACGGTGTTTGGCGCGTGGATCAAGATCGGCGATGACGGCCATGTCGCGGTCGCGGTGCCGCAGGCCGAGCATGGCCAGGGCGTCTACACCACCCTTCCCCAGATCGTCGCGGATGAGCTGGGCGCGGATTGGCGCACCGTCGCGGTCGAACCGGCCCCGCTCAATCCGCTCTACGCCAATCCGTTCGGGGCGGAGGAACTGTTCGAGGGCGGCGACGATGCTCTGATGAAAGCATGGCGCGACGCCCATGCAGTGCAGATCGGCTTGAGGTTCACCGGCGGATCGAGCTCGGTACGCGCTTTCGAGGATCCGCTCCGCGCGGCGGGCGCGGCGGCGCGGATCCTGTTGTGCAAGGCAGCCGCCGCACGCTGGAAGGTCGAGTGGCAGACCTGCGCGACCGGCGACGGCTTCGTCACGCACGGCAAGGACCGGCTGCGCTTCGCCGAGCTGGCGGCAGAGGCAGCGCGCGACTTCGGCGATACCGCATTGCCCGATCCGCTGCCGTTGCGCGGCGATACTGCCAACCGCCTCTACGGCCAATCGCTCCCCCGCCTTGATGCCCCGTCGAAGATCGACGGCTCCGCCAATTTCGCGGGCGACATCCGCTTGCCCGACATGCTCTTCGCCAGCATTCGCCAGGGGCCGGTCGGCGACAGCAAGCTGGTGCGCGTCGACCGCGCGGCGGCGGACCGGATTTCGGGCGTGCGGCACGTCGTCACCAACGACCAATGGGTCGCGGCGGTCGGCAATAGCTGGTGGGCAGCGAACGCGGCGCTCGACGCGATGGCCCCGCGTTTCGAAACGCGCGGGGGCCGAATCGACGATGCCAGCATCGCGGCTGCGCTGAAAGCCGCGCTCGACGCGCCGGGCACGCGACTCGCCCAAGCCGGCGATGTGGCGGCGGCGTTCAAGGACGCCAAGCTGGTCACGGCGGACTATCAGGTCGGCCTCGCCCCCCATGCCGCGATCGAGACGATGACCGCGACCGCGCAGCTGCGCGGCGGCAAGCTCGATCTATGGTTGCCGACCCAAGCCCCCGGTCTGGCCCGCGCCGCAGCGGCCGCCGCGATCGGCTTGTCCGAGGATGCGGTGCTGGTGCACCCGATGCTGATCGGCGGGTCGTTCGGCGCGAATCTGGAAACGCAGTGCGCGGCGCAGGCAGCGGTGCTCGCCAAGACGCTCAACCGCCCGGTGCAATTGGTGTGGAGCCGTGCGGAGGATTTGCTGCACGATCGCTTCCGTCCGCCAGCGCGCGCGCGGATGAACGCACGCCTCGGCGCGAACGGACAAATTCTCGGCTGGCAGGCGAAGATCGCTGCCCCCGCCACCGGGCAGCAGCTTGCCCGCCGCCTGCTCGCGCAGGATCGCGGCTTCAGCACGGCGCTGTCGCTGGCCGGGGCGAGCGATCGCTATGCCGTCGCGGGCGCGAAGCCGATGTATCGCATCCCGGCCTATGCGATCGATCACCACCCGGCCGAGATCGGCGTGCCGACCGGACATTGGCGATCGGGCGCGCACAGTTACACCGCCTTTTTCACCGAATGTTTTCTCGATGAACTCGCGCACATGGCGGGCACCGAAGCACTGTCCTATCGCATCGGGATGCTCGGTGGCGATGCGCGGCTCGCGCGCTGCCTGTCGACCGCCGCGTCACTCGGCGGCTGGGAGGGCGGCGTCGCGGGTAGCGGCCAGGGCATCGCCTGCCACAGCTTTCGCGGGAGCCACATCGCGGTGCTGGTCGAAGCGCATGTCGGGGAAGGACAAGCGGTCAGCGTCGACCGAATCGTCGCGGCGGTCGATTGCGGGCGGCACGTCAATCCCGACATCGTCAAACAACAAATCGAAGGCGGGCTGCTGTTCGGCATGGCCGCCGCGATCGGCGGTGGAATCGGGTTCAAAGCGAATCTGGCACAGGCGCGGAGCTTCGGCGCGCTCGGCCTGCCGCGGCTTGCTGACACGCCCGACATCACGGTCGAACTGATCCCGAGCGAGGCCGAACCGGGTGGCGTGAGCGAACTTGCGGTGCCCCCGGTTGCACCGGCGATTGCCAACGCGCTGCAAGCCGCTACGGGGGGACGCTTGCGGAGCCTGCCGCTCGTTCCCGGAACCGTCTGA
- the hemH gene encoding ferrochelatase yields MPPVLPPPLPPELLPPEHPPVRTRKVGVLLTNLGTPDGPDVKSVKRYLLEFLSDKRVVEIPSILWQPILRGIILNTRPAKSAEAYAQVWSDDGSPLAAITKAQNTALQGAFGPNVMVDWAMRYGRPSIPERIQAMKDAGCDRILIAPLYPQYCGATTATANDKVFEKLAKMRWQPAIRTLPPYYDDPAYIDALAESIEAAVAKLDFEPQAIVASFHGMPERTLELGDPYHCHCQKTGRLLGERLGKPLVVSFQSRFGRAKWLDPATDTTLEELPEKGITKIAIFAPGFSADCLETLEELAIRGRESFEEKGGTHFAYIPCLNDSDIGIDMLQTLLARELEGWVAPA; encoded by the coding sequence ATGCCGCCTGTTCTTCCGCCTCCCCTTCCTCCCGAGCTGCTCCCCCCGGAGCATCCGCCGGTGCGCACCCGCAAGGTCGGCGTGTTGCTCACCAATCTCGGCACGCCCGACGGGCCGGACGTAAAATCGGTTAAGCGGTATCTGCTCGAATTCCTGTCGGACAAGCGCGTCGTCGAAATTCCGTCGATCCTGTGGCAGCCGATTCTGCGTGGCATCATCCTCAACACGCGCCCCGCCAAATCGGCCGAGGCCTATGCGCAAGTGTGGAGCGACGACGGTTCGCCGCTCGCTGCCATCACCAAGGCGCAGAATACCGCGTTGCAGGGCGCGTTTGGGCCCAACGTGATGGTCGATTGGGCGATGCGTTACGGCAGGCCGTCGATTCCCGAGCGCATACAGGCGATGAAGGACGCCGGCTGCGACCGCATCCTGATCGCGCCGCTCTACCCGCAATATTGTGGTGCCACCACCGCGACCGCCAACGACAAGGTGTTCGAAAAGCTCGCGAAGATGCGCTGGCAGCCGGCGATTCGCACGCTGCCGCCATATTATGACGACCCCGCCTATATCGACGCGCTCGCCGAATCGATCGAGGCGGCGGTGGCGAAGCTCGATTTCGAACCGCAAGCGATCGTCGCCAGCTTCCACGGGATGCCGGAGCGCACGCTAGAACTGGGCGATCCCTATCACTGCCATTGCCAGAAGACCGGGCGGTTGTTGGGCGAGCGGCTGGGCAAGCCGCTCGTCGTCTCGTTCCAGTCGCGCTTCGGACGTGCGAAATGGCTCGATCCCGCGACCGACACCACGCTTGAGGAACTGCCCGAAAAGGGCATCACCAAGATCGCCATCTTCGCACCGGGTTTCTCGGCCGATTGTCTCGAAACGCTCGAAGAACTTGCGATTCGCGGGCGCGAGAGCTTTGAGGAGAAAGGCGGGACGCACTTCGCCTATATTCCGTGCCTTAACGACAGCGATATCGGCATTGATATGTTACAGACTTTACTCGCACGGGAACTTGAAGGGTGGGTCGCGCCCGCCTAG
- the phbB gene encoding acetoacetyl-CoA reductase encodes MARVAIVTGGTRGIGEAISLGLKEAGMTVAATYAGNDERAREFTERTGIAAYKWDVADYDACQDGCARVAADLGPVDVLVNNAGITRDGTIMKLTYQAWKEVIDTNLGGCFNMAKGVFPGMRERKWGRIVNIGSINGQAGQYGQVNYAAAKSGIHGFTKALAQEGAKFNVTVNAIAPGYIDTDMVAAVPADVLEKIVAKIPVGRLGQATEIARAVTFLCCDSGGFVTGSTLSINGGQHMY; translated from the coding sequence ATGGCACGCGTGGCAATCGTAACCGGCGGAACACGCGGCATCGGCGAGGCGATCAGCCTTGGCCTGAAAGAGGCGGGTATGACCGTCGCGGCAACCTATGCCGGCAATGACGAGCGCGCCCGCGAGTTTACCGAACGCACCGGGATCGCCGCCTATAAATGGGATGTCGCCGATTATGACGCCTGCCAGGACGGCTGCGCCCGCGTCGCCGCCGATCTCGGGCCGGTCGACGTGCTGGTCAACAATGCCGGCATCACGCGCGACGGCACGATCATGAAGCTCACCTATCAGGCGTGGAAAGAGGTGATCGACACCAATCTCGGCGGCTGCTTCAACATGGCCAAGGGCGTGTTCCCGGGCATGCGCGAGCGCAAATGGGGCCGGATCGTCAACATCGGGTCGATCAACGGCCAAGCCGGGCAATATGGCCAAGTCAATTACGCCGCCGCCAAATCGGGCATTCACGGCTTCACCAAGGCGCTGGCGCAGGAAGGCGCGAAGTTCAACGTGACGGTCAACGCGATCGCACCGGGCTATATCGACACCGACATGGTCGCGGCGGTGCCCGCCGACGTGCTGGAGAAGATCGTCGCGAAGATCCCGGTCGGGCGGCTCGGCCAGGCGACCGAGATCGCGCGCGCTGTGACGTTCCTGTGCTGCGATTCGGGTGGGTTCGTGACCGGGTCAACGCTGTCGATCAACGGCGGGCAGCACATGTACTGA
- a CDS encoding glycine zipper 2TM domain-containing protein produces the protein MMKKLTLAATALAMTATGLAATPAAAQRYDNSQSYAYDQAYSDGYNRDDVQYRRDYRDDRRDDRRYDRRDDRRQYQDRRYYNQSRNRCRSDQGTIIGAIAGGLLGNVIAGRGDRTLGTVLGAGGGALAGRAIDRDGCRR, from the coding sequence ATGATGAAGAAGCTCACGCTCGCCGCCACCGCGCTGGCCATGACCGCGACCGGTTTGGCCGCAACGCCCGCCGCCGCACAGCGCTACGACAACAGCCAGTCCTATGCCTATGATCAGGCGTATAGCGACGGCTACAATCGCGACGATGTTCAGTATCGTCGCGATTACCGGGACGACCGGCGCGATGATCGCCGTTACGACCGGCGCGATGATCGCCGCCAGTATCAGGACCGCCGCTATTACAACCAGTCGCGCAACCGCTGCCGTAGCGACCAGGGCACGATCATCGGCGCGATTGCGGGCGGTCTGCTCGGCAACGTGATCGCCGGGCGTGGCGACCGAACGCTCGGCACCGTGCTTGGGGCAGGTGGTGGTGCGCTTGCGGGCCGCGCGATCGATCGGGATGGGTGCCGGCGGTAA
- a CDS encoding esterase-like activity of phytase family protein: protein MRIFWSLLLVLFLVPEGTRPVHRPVLGKRADMRATPVMLDRDDSRRRRVGDLVWLGGIKLSSHDPAFGGYSSLSIAGDHFTLLSDGGNIVRFVLGSDWKVRAAEFGDLPGGPGTGWSKRSRDSESMSVDPKTGAIWVGFENANAFWRYAPGFARAEARVSPPAMHDWGENAGPEAMTLLPGGGMATIGEQRPWPGKPGRAGIVFYGDPVLHPRSGFRFNYLPPQGYDPSDMTVLPDGRWLILNRGFRWARFSSVLSVVDPAQVRPGATVRGRDIATLAAPLIHDNFEGVAATREGRATILWLVSDDNQLPVQRSLLLKFRLDPVPPQRNRAK from the coding sequence ATGCGGATATTCTGGTCGCTCCTACTTGTGCTGTTCCTCGTTCCCGAAGGAACGCGACCGGTGCATCGCCCGGTGCTGGGGAAGCGGGCAGACATGCGCGCGACGCCGGTTATGCTCGATCGCGACGATTCGCGCCGTCGCCGCGTCGGCGATCTGGTGTGGCTCGGCGGGATCAAACTCTCGAGCCATGACCCGGCCTTTGGCGGCTATTCCTCCCTTTCCATCGCTGGCGATCACTTCACCTTGTTGAGCGATGGCGGCAATATCGTGCGATTCGTGTTGGGGTCCGACTGGAAAGTCCGCGCGGCCGAGTTCGGCGATTTGCCCGGCGGGCCGGGCACCGGCTGGTCGAAGCGGAGTCGCGACAGCGAATCGATGAGCGTCGATCCAAAGACCGGCGCAATCTGGGTCGGGTTCGAGAATGCGAACGCCTTCTGGCGCTATGCCCCCGGTTTCGCCCGGGCCGAGGCGCGCGTCAGCCCGCCCGCGATGCACGATTGGGGCGAGAATGCAGGGCCAGAGGCGATGACGCTGCTGCCCGGCGGTGGGATGGCCACGATCGGCGAGCAGCGCCCATGGCCCGGCAAGCCGGGGCGCGCAGGCATCGTCTTCTACGGCGATCCTGTCCTCCACCCGCGCAGCGGCTTCCGCTTCAATTATCTGCCGCCACAAGGCTATGATCCGAGCGACATGACCGTGCTGCCCGATGGGCGCTGGCTGATCCTGAATCGGGGGTTTCGCTGGGCGCGTTTTTCGAGCGTGCTGAGCGTGGTCGACCCGGCGCAAGTCCGGCCCGGCGCGACAGTGCGCGGTCGCGACATCGCGACGCTCGCGGCACCACTCATCCACGACAATTTCGAAGGGGTCGCCGCAACGCGCGAAGGGCGCGCGACAATCCTCTGGCTGGTGTCCGATGACAACCAGCTTCCGGTTCAGCGCAGCCTGCTGCTGAAATTCAGGCTCGACCCGGTTCCACCGCAGCGGAACCGGGCGAAATAA
- the rpmB gene encoding 50S ribosomal protein L28: MARICELTGKGRMVGNNVSHANNKTKRTFLPNLQNVTLISDALGTSVKLRVSAHGLRSVEHVGGLDNWLVKTTNDKLSLRARRLKRDVSKKLTAAISAAA, translated from the coding sequence ATGGCCCGCATTTGCGAACTGACCGGCAAGGGCCGGATGGTGGGAAACAACGTCTCCCACGCCAATAACAAGACCAAGCGCACGTTCCTGCCGAACCTGCAGAACGTCACGCTGATTTCGGATGCGCTGGGTACCAGCGTTAAGTTGCGCGTTTCGGCCCATGGGCTGCGTTCGGTCGAGCATGTCGGCGGGCTGGACAATTGGCTGGTCAAGACGACCAACGACAAGCTCTCGCTGCGGGCACGCCGCTTGAAGCGCGATGTGTCGAAGAAGCTGACCGCAGCCATCTCGGCTGCCGCTTAA
- a CDS encoding nucleoside deaminase: MRAALDAAASAAAAGEVPVGAVVVQGRRIIATSANAPRALHDPTAHAEILAIRAAAAAIGSDRLSDCDLWVTLEPCAMCAGAIAHARIARLYYGASDPKGGAVEHGPMLFSQPTIHHRPEVFPGFGEGEAAALLRDFFATRR, from the coding sequence ATGCGCGCCGCGCTCGACGCCGCCGCCAGCGCGGCAGCGGCGGGCGAAGTGCCGGTCGGGGCGGTGGTCGTGCAGGGCCGGCGAATCATCGCGACTTCCGCCAACGCCCCGCGCGCCCTGCACGACCCCACCGCGCATGCCGAGATATTAGCAATTCGCGCGGCAGCGGCGGCGATCGGCTCAGATCGGCTGAGCGATTGCGATTTGTGGGTGACGCTGGAGCCGTGCGCGATGTGTGCCGGGGCCATTGCCCACGCCCGGATCGCGCGGCTCTATTATGGCGCGAGTGATCCCAAGGGCGGCGCGGTCGAGCATGGCCCGATGCTGTTCAGCCAGCCGACGATCCACCACCGGCCGGAAGTGTTTCCAGGCTTTGGCGAAGGCGAAGCCGCCGCCTTGCTCCGCGATTTCTTTGCCACGCGGCGCTGA
- a CDS encoding hemolysin family protein has product MHPLPPFPWIDVAIIFALIVLNGVFAMSELAIVSSRKARLEAMARTGKRGARAAMALAADPGKFLSTTQVGITLIGILAGAYSGASLGGPVAARMEFLGLSAEATQSLGFAIVIGITTYLSLVIGELVPKQIALRAPEPIAAAMAGPLMALAWGAAPVVWLLDSSSGALFRLMGLKRESEEHVTAEELHLIVAEASKSGVIEEHERSIISGVVRLADRPVREVMTPRTDIEWIDATLDDAGLRAALVEASHSRLPVAEGSVDAVIGVVQARDIAVALFKGEPLDLRTLMRQAPVVLDQIDAMDALDALRQAEVPMALIHDEYGHFEGIVTPADLLAAIAGEFASDADPEDAPTVVTRDDGSLLVAGHMAADALAERLGIDLPEERDYATVAGLALAVFRHLPGEGESFVEQGWKFEVVDLDGRRIDKLLISSARDAG; this is encoded by the coding sequence ATGCACCCGCTTCCCCCCTTCCCGTGGATCGACGTCGCGATCATCTTCGCGCTGATCGTGTTGAACGGCGTTTTCGCCATGTCCGAACTGGCGATTGTTTCGTCGCGGAAAGCACGGCTGGAGGCGATGGCGCGCACTGGCAAGCGCGGCGCGCGCGCGGCGATGGCGCTCGCCGCCGACCCGGGCAAATTCCTGTCGACCACCCAAGTCGGCATCACCCTGATCGGGATTTTGGCGGGTGCCTATTCGGGCGCGAGCCTGGGCGGGCCGGTCGCGGCGCGGATGGAATTTCTCGGCCTTAGCGCCGAAGCGACCCAGTCGCTTGGCTTTGCGATCGTGATCGGCATCACCACCTATCTGTCGCTGGTCATCGGCGAGCTTGTCCCCAAGCAAATCGCGCTGCGCGCGCCCGAGCCGATCGCAGCGGCAATGGCGGGGCCGCTGATGGCGCTCGCCTGGGGTGCTGCCCCGGTCGTGTGGCTGCTCGATTCGTCGAGCGGCGCGCTCTTCCGCCTGATGGGCCTGAAGCGCGAATCGGAGGAGCATGTCACCGCCGAGGAACTGCACCTGATCGTCGCCGAAGCGAGCAAATCGGGCGTGATCGAGGAACATGAACGCTCGATTATCTCGGGCGTCGTCCGCTTGGCGGATCGCCCCGTCCGCGAGGTAATGACGCCCCGAACAGACATAGAATGGATCGACGCCACGCTCGATGATGCGGGCCTGCGTGCTGCGCTGGTCGAGGCGTCACACAGCCGCTTGCCAGTCGCCGAAGGATCGGTCGACGCGGTCATCGGCGTGGTGCAGGCGCGCGATATTGCGGTCGCGCTGTTCAAGGGCGAGCCGCTCGACCTGCGCACGCTGATGCGGCAGGCACCGGTCGTACTCGACCAGATCGACGCGATGGACGCGCTCGATGCACTGCGCCAGGCCGAGGTGCCGATGGCGCTAATCCACGACGAATATGGCCATTTCGAAGGGATCGTGACGCCCGCCGATCTGCTTGCCGCGATTGCGGGCGAATTCGCCTCCGACGCCGACCCGGAAGATGCGCCCACCGTGGTGACGCGCGACGACGGATCGCTGCTCGTCGCCGGGCATATGGCGGCGGATGCGCTGGCCGAACGGCTCGGCATCGATCTGCCCGAGGAACGCGATTACGCGACCGTCGCGGGCCTCGCGCTCGCGGTGTTCCGCCATTTGCCGGGCGAGGGCGAGAGCTTTGTCGAGCAAGGCTGGAAATTCGAAGTGGTCGATCTCGACGGCCGCCGGATCGATAAGCTCCTGATCAGCAGCGCGCGCGACGCGGGGTAA